In Paenibacillus phoenicis, one genomic interval encodes:
- a CDS encoding RNA polymerase sigma factor — MVEQGLIRAAQTGDRDALITLLREIESHVYRTAYYILNNEQDAHDAAQEALIRIYTKIGSYEEKAQFKTWVQRIVTNICIDKFRRNKPTVSIEEHEMVFQGNDSVEREVMSGYLAEDIRSAIEQLPDHHRSVVVLRYLQDFSYNEIADSLNLPLNTVKSYLFRARQQLQHLLQDYQKGGVSG; from the coding sequence GTGGTAGAGCAGGGACTCATCAGAGCCGCTCAAACGGGCGATCGCGACGCTCTAATCACCCTATTGCGAGAAATTGAAAGCCATGTGTACCGGACGGCCTATTATATTTTAAACAATGAACAGGATGCACATGATGCTGCTCAGGAAGCGCTCATTCGCATTTATACGAAAATCGGTTCCTATGAAGAAAAAGCGCAGTTCAAAACCTGGGTTCAGCGGATTGTGACCAACATCTGTATCGACAAATTTCGCAGAAATAAGCCAACCGTATCGATCGAAGAGCACGAAATGGTGTTTCAGGGGAATGATAGCGTAGAACGGGAAGTGATGTCGGGCTACTTGGCCGAGGACATCCGAAGCGCGATTGAACAATTGCCGGATCACCATCGGTCGGTGGTTGTGCTGAGGTATTTGCAAGATTTTTCGTATAACGAAATTGCTGACAGCTTGAATTTGCCGCTGAATACGGTGAAATCCTATTTATTTAGGGCAAGGCAACAGCTGCAACACTTACTCCAAGATTATCAGAAAGGTGGTGTATCAGGATGA
- the gpr gene encoding GPR endopeptidase translates to MNLDLREYSVRTDLAVESKEMAETIHGGPVPGLNEQVEEQDGIKITRLDVTDEAASRQIGRIQGHYVTLEVPGLRNQDTELQEKVAAAFAKEFTAFLNKIGVGPEAKTLIVGLGNWNVTPDALGPLVVENVMVTRHYFELTPDQVAPGYREVSAIAPGVLGITGIESSEVVQGIVDRTKPDLIIAIDALASRSLERVNTTIQIADIGIHPGSGIGNKRRGLTKEILGVPCIAIGVPTVCYASTIVNNVLDLMKNHFNQESDDGKAPTKQIMGMLNDLSENERLGLVKEVLEPLGHDLIVTPKEIDEFIEDVANVIASGLNISLHEAVTPDNVASYTH, encoded by the coding sequence ATGAACTTGGACTTGCGCGAATATTCCGTACGCACTGACTTGGCCGTTGAATCAAAGGAAATGGCGGAGACGATCCATGGCGGCCCGGTCCCTGGGCTCAATGAGCAGGTCGAGGAACAGGACGGGATCAAGATTACCCGTCTGGATGTGACCGATGAGGCAGCCTCGCGGCAAATTGGACGAATCCAGGGGCATTATGTGACGCTGGAGGTTCCCGGTCTCCGCAATCAGGATACCGAGCTGCAGGAGAAGGTGGCTGCGGCGTTCGCCAAGGAGTTTACTGCATTTTTAAATAAAATCGGGGTTGGACCGGAGGCGAAGACGTTGATCGTTGGCCTCGGCAACTGGAACGTCACGCCGGATGCGCTTGGACCGCTGGTGGTGGAAAATGTGATGGTCACCCGCCATTATTTTGAGCTGACACCGGACCAGGTAGCGCCAGGTTACCGCGAGGTTAGCGCGATTGCCCCCGGGGTGCTTGGCATTACCGGTATTGAATCCAGCGAAGTGGTGCAGGGGATCGTGGATCGGACAAAACCCGATCTCATCATCGCCATCGATGCGCTGGCTTCGCGCTCGTTGGAGCGGGTGAATACCACGATCCAGATCGCCGATATCGGCATCCATCCCGGCTCAGGGATCGGCAATAAGCGGCGGGGGCTGACCAAGGAAATTTTGGGCGTGCCTTGTATCGCCATCGGCGTTCCAACGGTGTGCTACGCATCGACGATCGTAAATAATGTATTGGATTTGATGAAAAATCATTTTAACCAGGAAAGCGACGACGGAAAAGCTCCGACCAAGCAGATCATGGGCATGCTGAACGACCTGAGCGAAAACGAGCGTCTGGGTCTCGTCAAAGAGGTGCTTGAACCGCTCGGCCATGATTTGATCGTCACGCCGAAGGAAATTGATGAATTCATCGAGGACGTCGCCAACGTCATTGCAAGCGGACTCAACATCTCGCTGCATGAGGCAGTTACTCCGGATAACGTGGCGTCCTACACGCATTAA
- the rpsT gene encoding 30S ribosomal protein S20, which yields MPNIKSAIKRVKTSDKRRALNASQKSALRTAVKTVDTALANNEVEAAKAAFVAATKKLDKAVTKGLIHKNAAARKKSRLAKKLNELTSQA from the coding sequence ATGCCTAACATTAAATCCGCAATCAAACGCGTAAAAACGAGCGACAAACGCCGCGCGTTGAACGCTTCGCAAAAATCCGCCCTGCGTACGGCTGTGAAGACAGTTGACACCGCTCTGGCGAACAACGAAGTTGAAGCAGCTAAAGCTGCTTTCGTGGCTGCTACCAAAAAATTGGACAAAGCCGTTACGAAAGGTCTGATCCACAAAAATGCAGCTGCCCGTAAGAAATCCCGCTTGGCTAAAAAATTAAACGAACTTACGTCCCAAGCGTAA
- a CDS encoding ComEC/Rec2 family competence protein — protein sequence MNRRPLIAIACGWMAGSGLAAAYAGWRFWLFGLGLSLVCTAIAIIWRQSWRSLALAGLAFLLGGGYWLYNEAGNVSRIGPMVAGVNVEKEARTGTRPIKEGAQPLDGQPVRLEGTIVSTLRVDGDRADFTLKADRLSLKSPEGKASVMQEIPRGEKVAVQLRLASQSEQRTAATWRRGLRITLNGTLESPQPARNFGAFDYRRYLHLQRIHWLVKASGVSSLKAGQPTRGVAAALGYIDALRERLGERIEGLFPGWQAGYMKGLLIGLQDELEPDKYAEFTQLGLTHILAISGSHVAINVALVFGLLRLCRVTRETAITVAMMFVPGYMLLTGFSPSVIRSGLMTMLGLYLLRRGLLKDSLNVLAAVAMLMLIWEPYYLLNVSFQLSFAVTAGLIVFVPRLTPYLRWLPGKIGNAVAITLAAQLVSFPLTIFYFNQFSFLSIPANLLLVPLIGTLALPLGTGALLLGLLSIKLGAWAALPVRWLNEATFAATNWLSARSGFMTYWKSPSLLWIAAFYAGCYLLVYWGHRRERFAAEALAVSGRDDETVPLNPAKREAAFAHLSWSEWPQDVPGFRARLGFLGRLTAVRTAWAQQGHGLGPIADALSRWVWTKRMDLLRLGVAMGLGLLLITGYQPAYSQGTGYIEFIDVGQGDCALITTPSGKHILVDGGGTVSFRKAKDAWRERREPFEVGAKTVVPLLKKRGIHRLDAVILTHGDQDHIGGLQAVLDSIPVEALLINGSLAESKTMTSLMETALTQRIPVYAASRGMKLQPDDATRLEVLYPLMPEEALNPIPFVKEQNHRSIVFRLDMNGASFLFTGDMDEAAEKEVLGLETLTALRTTTPNPSSIDVMKVAHHGSKTSTSAAWLEYWQPEAAVISVGASNLYGHPHPTVIDRLNAQQIRIYRTDNQGEVQMRVREGRIEVRYKLLPIP from the coding sequence ATGAACCGGAGGCCGTTAATCGCGATCGCCTGCGGTTGGATGGCTGGCAGCGGCTTGGCGGCAGCTTATGCCGGCTGGCGTTTTTGGCTGTTTGGGCTGGGATTATCGTTGGTATGTACGGCTATCGCCATCATTTGGCGTCAGTCGTGGCGGAGTCTCGCCTTGGCAGGGCTGGCTTTTTTGCTTGGAGGCGGCTATTGGCTGTATAACGAAGCGGGAAATGTGAGCCGGATCGGGCCGATGGTGGCTGGTGTGAATGTAGAAAAAGAAGCGAGAACGGGTACACGCCCTATAAAGGAGGGGGCGCAGCCACTTGACGGTCAACCCGTCCGTCTGGAGGGAACGATCGTGTCCACGCTAAGGGTTGACGGGGATCGGGCTGATTTTACGCTGAAGGCCGACCGCCTATCGCTAAAGTCTCCAGAGGGGAAAGCATCGGTGATGCAGGAGATTCCCCGAGGAGAAAAGGTAGCCGTCCAGCTGCGGCTGGCGTCGCAAAGCGAACAGCGTACGGCGGCCACCTGGCGTCGCGGGCTTCGGATTACGCTAAACGGAACGTTGGAGTCACCGCAGCCTGCCCGCAATTTTGGCGCGTTTGATTACCGCCGGTATTTACATTTGCAGCGGATCCATTGGCTGGTCAAAGCATCGGGTGTATCGTCCCTGAAGGCGGGACAGCCGACCCGAGGCGTCGCCGCAGCCTTGGGATATATCGATGCGCTGCGCGAACGTCTTGGTGAGCGTATTGAGGGGTTGTTTCCGGGCTGGCAAGCCGGTTATATGAAGGGGCTGCTGATTGGGCTGCAGGATGAGCTGGAGCCGGACAAATATGCGGAGTTTACACAGCTGGGACTTACGCATATCCTGGCCATCTCCGGCAGCCATGTCGCGATTAACGTGGCGCTTGTGTTCGGATTACTTCGCCTGTGCCGGGTGACGCGGGAGACGGCAATCACGGTTGCAATGATGTTCGTTCCGGGATACATGCTGCTTACCGGTTTCTCCCCATCGGTCATCCGGTCCGGGCTGATGACGATGCTGGGGCTGTATTTGCTAAGGCGCGGGCTGCTAAAAGACAGCCTGAACGTATTGGCCGCCGTTGCGATGCTGATGTTGATCTGGGAGCCGTATTATTTGCTGAACGTGAGCTTTCAGCTCTCGTTCGCTGTGACGGCGGGGCTGATCGTGTTCGTCCCGCGCTTAACTCCGTACCTGAGATGGCTGCCTGGTAAGATCGGGAATGCGGTGGCGATCACGTTGGCGGCGCAGCTGGTATCTTTTCCGCTGACCATTTTCTATTTTAATCAGTTCTCTTTCCTATCGATTCCGGCCAATTTGCTGCTGGTTCCGTTGATTGGTACCTTAGCGCTTCCGCTGGGAACAGGGGCGTTGCTGTTAGGGTTGTTATCGATCAAGCTGGGCGCCTGGGCGGCTCTTCCGGTACGTTGGCTGAACGAGGCAACGTTTGCAGCAACAAACTGGCTAAGTGCGCGCAGCGGCTTTATGACCTATTGGAAATCGCCATCGCTGCTTTGGATCGCGGCTTTTTATGCCGGGTGCTATCTGCTGGTGTATTGGGGACATCGCCGTGAGCGCTTTGCCGCCGAGGCCTTAGCTGTCAGTGGGCGGGATGACGAAACCGTTCCTTTGAATCCAGCTAAACGAGAGGCAGCTTTCGCTCATCTCAGCTGGAGTGAGTGGCCTCAGGACGTGCCTGGATTCCGGGCTCGGCTAGGGTTTCTTGGGAGATTGACAGCTGTTAGAACCGCCTGGGCCCAACAGGGTCACGGATTGGGGCCGATCGCAGACGCGCTTAGCCGATGGGTATGGACGAAACGAATGGATCTTCTGCGTTTGGGCGTAGCCATGGGCCTAGGGCTGCTGCTGATCACTGGATATCAACCGGCATACAGCCAAGGGACCGGCTATATCGAGTTCATCGATGTCGGCCAAGGTGATTGTGCCCTGATCACAACGCCATCTGGCAAGCATATTTTGGTGGACGGCGGCGGGACGGTATCGTTTCGCAAAGCGAAGGATGCGTGGCGGGAGCGGCGTGAACCTTTCGAGGTCGGGGCCAAAACGGTGGTTCCGCTGCTCAAGAAGCGCGGGATCCACCGCTTGGATGCGGTTATTTTAACGCACGGGGACCAGGATCATATCGGCGGACTGCAGGCGGTGCTTGATTCCATTCCCGTGGAGGCGCTGTTGATCAATGGCAGCCTGGCCGAGTCCAAGACGATGACGAGCTTGATGGAAACGGCGCTGACCCAGCGTATTCCGGTGTACGCGGCAAGCCGCGGCATGAAGCTGCAACCGGATGACGCCACCCGCTTGGAGGTGCTTTATCCCTTGATGCCTGAGGAGGCGCTTAACCCAATCCCCTTCGTGAAAGAACAAAATCACCGCTCGATCGTCTTTCGTTTAGATATGAATGGAGCTTCCTTTTTATTTACAGGTGATATGGATGAGGCGGCGGAGAAGGAGGTACTTGGGCTTGAAACGCTGACCGCTTTGCGAACGACAACGCCGAATCCCTCTTCGATCGATGTCATGAAAGTCGCCCACCACGGCAGCAAAACCTCTACCTCTGCAGCTTGGCTAGAATATTGGCAACCGGAAGCGGCAGTTATTTCGGTTGGCGCTTCAAACCTGTATGGCCACCCGCATCCTACGGTCATTGATCGGTTGAACGCTCAACAGATTCGAATCTATCGAACCGACAACCAAGGCGAGGTCCAAATGAGAGTTCGAGAGGGAAGAATCGAGGTTAGATATAAGCTGCTTCCAATCCCATAG
- a CDS encoding ComEA family DNA-binding protein: protein MRRELVLTAIVSAAIGAGLMLLATGSRPPAGIEGWTPINAEVKAALATEGSAADPGGDKASKPAETASAVDKPGEEVTGNGAAGKTEPGGGSGETVTNADAAGQNAGPSAGAESNSGVAAFKEEAGKSTDTGKISINRAGLAELQEIPGIGEKKAQAILDYRNAHGPFTSIEELTQVKGIGDKMLEKMKPYIGL, encoded by the coding sequence ATGCGGAGGGAACTCGTATTGACGGCCATCGTTTCGGCTGCGATTGGCGCCGGATTGATGCTGCTGGCTACGGGCAGCCGCCCACCTGCAGGCATCGAAGGCTGGACGCCGATCAATGCCGAGGTTAAGGCCGCACTGGCCACAGAAGGCTCGGCTGCGGATCCAGGCGGCGATAAGGCCTCTAAGCCCGCAGAAACTGCGTCAGCGGTGGACAAGCCTGGCGAAGAGGTGACTGGGAACGGCGCAGCCGGGAAAACAGAGCCAGGCGGCGGTTCAGGAGAGACGGTAACGAACGCGGATGCAGCAGGTCAGAACGCAGGGCCTAGTGCCGGGGCCGAATCGAACAGCGGAGTTGCAGCCTTTAAGGAAGAAGCCGGGAAATCAACGGATACGGGAAAGATCAGCATTAATCGCGCCGGATTGGCCGAGCTGCAGGAAATCCCCGGGATCGGCGAGAAGAAAGCCCAAGCTATCCTTGATTACCGGAATGCGCACGGCCCTTTTACCTCCATTGAAGAGTTGACTCAGGTGAAAGGCATCGGAGACAAAATGCTGGAGAAAATGAAGCCTTATATCGGGCTGTAA
- the holA gene encoding DNA polymerase III subunit delta: protein MDAKQKQAIKDIKQGRVSPLYVCYGTEKYQIQEFVSLLQDQLVDPDQKDFAIATFDLAETPIEVVVEEAETMPFLVERKLIVVRDSTLLVAGGKEGGKIEHKVEALLTYIGNPAEHSVVVFVVNGEKLDERKKVVKAIKAAGTVLSFLPLGGGELVQWVVQEVEKRGCRIGRDAAEALIAASGVQMAVLAAEMDKLCLYAGAGGMIDTAAVEQLVARSTEQNVFVMVEHIAAIRLEQALGIFYELLKQREEPIKIAALIARQFRIMLQVKELARQSYSQQQIASQLSLHPYVVKLAGDQARKFETGRLKAILSELAELDYRMKSGQIDKVLGLELFLLKLAA, encoded by the coding sequence ATGGACGCAAAGCAAAAACAAGCGATAAAAGACATTAAGCAGGGGCGGGTCTCCCCGTTGTACGTATGTTACGGTACGGAGAAGTATCAAATTCAGGAGTTTGTTAGTTTGCTCCAGGATCAGCTGGTGGATCCGGATCAGAAGGATTTTGCCATCGCGACCTTTGATTTGGCGGAGACGCCGATTGAGGTGGTGGTCGAGGAGGCGGAGACGATGCCTTTTCTCGTGGAGCGCAAGCTGATCGTTGTACGCGACTCCACCCTGCTTGTAGCAGGCGGCAAGGAAGGCGGCAAGATTGAGCATAAAGTCGAGGCGCTGCTGACGTATATCGGCAACCCGGCAGAACATAGCGTCGTTGTGTTTGTCGTGAACGGTGAAAAGCTGGACGAGCGAAAGAAGGTTGTCAAAGCGATCAAGGCGGCGGGTACGGTGTTGTCCTTTTTGCCGCTTGGCGGCGGCGAGCTTGTTCAGTGGGTTGTGCAAGAGGTAGAGAAGCGAGGTTGCCGAATTGGACGGGATGCCGCGGAAGCATTAATTGCGGCAAGCGGTGTGCAGATGGCTGTATTGGCTGCGGAAATGGACAAGCTCTGCTTGTACGCCGGAGCCGGCGGCATGATCGATACTGCTGCGGTGGAGCAGCTGGTGGCGCGCAGCACAGAGCAGAACGTGTTCGTGATGGTGGAGCATATCGCCGCGATTCGGCTGGAGCAGGCGCTGGGCATTTTCTACGAGCTGCTGAAGCAACGTGAGGAACCGATTAAAATTGCGGCGCTGATCGCCCGCCAGTTCCGGATTATGCTGCAGGTGAAGGAGCTCGCCCGCCAAAGCTATTCGCAGCAGCAAATTGCCTCCCAGCTGAGCCTGCATCCGTACGTCGTCAAGCTGGCCGGCGACCAGGCCCGGAAGTTTGAGACCGGCCGCCTGAAGGCGATTTTGTCCGAGCTGGCCGAACTGGACTACCGGATGAAGAGCGGGCAGATCGACAAAGTCCTGGGGCTGGAGCTGTTCCTGCTAAAACTGGCGGCTTGA
- a CDS encoding LacI family DNA-binding transcriptional regulator translates to MKKITMQQIADHLGVSKFVVSKALSGKGGVSEQTRERVIQAASQLGYFNQKNGYVKNVIPTGTALPAPAGKQSVLVLMPNIRFQNKESLYWGRLLEGISRELEAQELGMIIVSEPRGDNFMSILNPDGILGMIGVGQIATPFLLEVHRIGLPIVLVDHEDPLIPSDTVFANNVDGMARLTNHLIGLGHRKLHFLGNLTFSRSFRDRWIGFRSALEENGLTPQSLEDPMLELEGVDTGAYGDVLRGWLEGQKAEGTLPTALVCANDSIAMHACSVLSEIGLHVPGDITVSGFDNIDDAARYTPAITTINVPKENLGQRAVRKLLERLAQPDAPREKIMISVETVYRDSTAEPHRKAE, encoded by the coding sequence TTGAAAAAAATTACGATGCAGCAAATCGCCGACCATCTAGGCGTCTCGAAATTCGTTGTATCCAAAGCTTTGTCCGGCAAGGGAGGGGTCAGCGAGCAGACCCGGGAGCGGGTCATTCAAGCTGCCTCCCAGCTTGGGTATTTTAATCAGAAGAACGGTTATGTGAAGAACGTCATCCCTACGGGAACCGCGCTGCCGGCACCGGCCGGCAAGCAGTCAGTGCTGGTGCTGATGCCAAATATCCGGTTTCAGAACAAGGAATCGCTGTATTGGGGTAGACTGCTGGAAGGCATCTCCCGGGAGCTGGAGGCGCAGGAGCTGGGGATGATTATCGTATCCGAACCTCGCGGTGACAACTTCATGAGCATCCTGAATCCTGACGGGATTCTGGGGATGATCGGGGTGGGGCAGATCGCCACCCCATTCCTGCTGGAGGTACACCGGATCGGGCTGCCGATCGTGCTGGTCGATCATGAGGACCCGCTGATTCCAAGCGACACGGTCTTCGCTAACAACGTTGATGGGATGGCCCGTTTGACCAATCACCTGATCGGCCTGGGGCATCGGAAGCTGCATTTCTTAGGCAATTTAACGTTTTCCCGCAGCTTTCGGGACCGCTGGATTGGTTTCCGCAGCGCCTTGGAGGAGAACGGCTTGACACCGCAGTCCCTGGAGGATCCGATGCTGGAGCTGGAAGGTGTCGACACCGGGGCTTACGGCGACGTGCTGCGCGGATGGCTGGAGGGGCAGAAAGCGGAAGGGACGCTCCCGACCGCGCTTGTGTGTGCGAACGACTCCATCGCGATGCATGCCTGCTCCGTCCTGAGTGAGATTGGCCTTCACGTGCCCGGGGATATCACGGTCAGCGGGTTTGACAATATCGACGATGCGGCCCGGTACACTCCGGCCATTACCACCATTAACGTGCCGAAGGAGAACCTTGGCCAGCGGGCGGTGAGGAAGCTGCTGGAACGACTGGCCCAACCGGACGCGCCGCGGGAGAAAATCATGATCTCCGTCGAGACGGTATACCGGGATTCCACCGCCGAGCCGCATCGAAAGGCCGAGTAA
- a CDS encoding deoxycytidylate deaminase yields MNPDKRKDWDTYFMDIAYMVSTRSRCNRRHVGAVLVQGKKLLGTAYNGAPSGVPDCSEAGCMIAEEYELVVEDGQEKMVKKQRCVRTIHAEQNLLLFTDRIDREGSSVYVTDEPCWTCANMLANSGITEIVFHRPYPKDTGKVTAMMAQKGITFRRLEGYQPPQETIAHVEE; encoded by the coding sequence ATGAATCCGGACAAACGCAAAGATTGGGATACGTATTTTATGGATATCGCTTATATGGTATCGACGCGGTCGCGGTGTAACCGACGTCATGTCGGCGCTGTGCTCGTTCAGGGCAAGAAGTTGCTGGGTACGGCATATAACGGAGCCCCTTCCGGCGTTCCGGACTGCTCGGAGGCCGGCTGTATGATTGCGGAAGAATACGAGCTGGTGGTGGAGGACGGACAGGAGAAAATGGTGAAGAAGCAGCGCTGCGTCCGCACCATTCATGCCGAGCAGAATCTGCTGTTGTTCACCGACCGGATCGACCGGGAAGGTTCCAGTGTTTACGTCACGGACGAGCCATGCTGGACTTGTGCCAATATGCTGGCCAACAGCGGCATTACGGAGATCGTGTTCCATCGGCCCTATCCGAAGGATACCGGCAAAGTGACGGCCATGATGGCGCAAAAAGGCATCACCTTCCGCCGTCTGGAAGGCTATCAACCGCCGCAGGAAACGATTGCGCACGTGGAAGAATAA
- a CDS encoding anti-sigma factor family protein, translating to MKCPEAVEWMHRYLDHDLNDEETSLLFEHMRSCEECAETFALLRKLSAQLEELPKVVPNYSLVDAILPQLDEIDRARREGGSAAEEIVLPMTAVQRDADAGQGGMLPSRRSLRRPDAGAGMRRSRIYRYGALGVAAVLILGVFIYKYEPRTVSDAEIAMDTALESANEQSSAANSADDAAGNARLFSDDTNTGEPETGDLDTPVSKDVVPPTEDSNTGGAQDRIAPGNAPDTGSPAVTPGNPGAGDKAPSEPNQGKNHSSGSPSVPNGGSDKAPVQEPTSPEAGNSDPAGDTQAPDNLEYPIADQQMLIDDLREKFGIASFNIWTSPDGAFEAEFKDGHLYVYRLEAEERKLVADQVIDGNWVDGSWSEAGHVFTYETEIEGTPAVHTIDAEKAATDAAKGTQP from the coding sequence ATGAAGTGCCCAGAGGCGGTGGAATGGATGCATCGTTATCTAGACCATGACTTAAATGATGAGGAGACCTCTCTTCTCTTTGAGCATATGCGCAGTTGTGAAGAGTGCGCCGAAACGTTTGCGCTGCTTCGCAAGCTGTCTGCGCAATTGGAGGAGCTGCCGAAGGTAGTTCCGAACTATAGCCTCGTGGACGCGATCCTTCCGCAGTTGGATGAGATCGACCGGGCCCGCCGTGAAGGCGGCAGTGCTGCGGAGGAAATCGTGCTGCCGATGACAGCGGTGCAACGCGATGCGGATGCCGGTCAAGGTGGCATGCTGCCGAGCCGACGCAGTCTTCGTCGTCCTGATGCGGGAGCAGGAATGCGTCGGAGCCGGATTTACCGGTATGGGGCGCTTGGTGTGGCGGCGGTATTGATATTGGGCGTATTCATTTATAAATACGAACCGCGCACTGTATCCGATGCCGAGATCGCCATGGACACCGCGTTGGAATCGGCGAATGAGCAATCCTCGGCAGCCAACTCGGCGGACGATGCCGCGGGCAACGCTCGGCTGTTCAGTGACGACACCAATACCGGTGAGCCTGAGACCGGAGATTTGGACACTCCAGTGTCCAAAGATGTGGTTCCTCCGACTGAGGACTCGAATACCGGAGGCGCCCAAGATCGAATTGCTCCCGGGAATGCACCGGATACCGGTTCTCCAGCGGTGACGCCGGGCAACCCCGGTGCAGGCGACAAAGCTCCAAGCGAGCCAAATCAAGGGAAGAACCATTCGTCCGGCAGCCCTTCGGTTCCAAATGGCGGCAGTGACAAGGCTCCTGTGCAGGAGCCAACATCACCAGAAGCGGGAAATTCGGACCCTGCGGGCGATACGCAAGCTCCGGACAATCTGGAATATCCGATCGCAGATCAGCAAATGCTCATCGATGATCTCAGAGAGAAGTTTGGCATCGCGAGCTTTAATATCTGGACTTCTCCAGATGGCGCATTTGAAGCCGAGTTCAAGGACGGACACCTGTATGTATATCGTCTCGAAGCCGAGGAACGGAAACTGGTGGCTGATCAGGTGATCGATGGGAATTGGGTTGACGGGTCGTGGTCGGAAGCAGGCCATGTATTTACGTACGAGACAGAAATCGAGGGAACCCCTGCGGTTCATACCATCGATGCCGAGAAGGCGGCCACGGATGCTGCAAAAGGAACACAACCCTAA
- a CDS encoding stage II sporulation protein P: MKFKAWNLGKMRRNLLHVLAMGRTFLLLSVMSVIFFVMLGVLGIAEKQLNTSPVSSMKGLAASLSSGFFMDMVGMELPHVASEKQTPAISGRQVTNFVFQLLTDVNPSDPKSLVAREVPGLGADSPILLRTGSGNGTAQAPEDYRPGAGADGSAPDHPEPDIPDDGSNADPGKDGDNSDTAQPPAVEPGKTDGTSGDQEEPSIKPGNKNIVMIYHSHPQESFNPVLGTNVDNPSSAEDKKNVGLVGEALAKELERRGVATLHTYENYAAKVSNYNYNYSYKYSRETVKQAMAENGQLQYFIDIHRDSQRHDKTTTTINGVNYAQVYFIIGHGNKNWRENEKFASSIHERLEKSYPGISRGIWGKTSSQGNGEYNQSLSPNSVLIEIGGIDNSQEELERTAKVLAGILADLYWESQDAEKAGKLSKSSTNGIASGSAKSTDKSAGTTNKGAGSSNKSSDSVNKGTNSTNKKS; this comes from the coding sequence ATGAAATTCAAGGCTTGGAATCTAGGGAAAATGAGAAGGAATCTGCTTCATGTGTTGGCGATGGGACGCACCTTTTTGCTGCTGTCGGTCATGTCGGTGATCTTCTTCGTCATGCTGGGGGTGCTGGGGATCGCTGAGAAACAGCTGAACACCTCCCCTGTCTCCTCGATGAAAGGACTGGCGGCCTCGCTGTCCAGCGGATTCTTCATGGATATGGTTGGCATGGAGCTGCCGCATGTGGCTAGCGAGAAGCAGACCCCGGCGATTTCCGGGCGGCAGGTGACGAACTTCGTCTTTCAGCTGTTGACGGACGTGAATCCGTCCGATCCAAAGAGCTTGGTAGCCCGGGAAGTCCCAGGGCTTGGCGCTGACAGTCCGATCCTGCTGCGCACCGGCTCCGGCAACGGGACGGCCCAGGCTCCGGAGGACTACCGGCCAGGCGCAGGAGCCGACGGAAGTGCGCCGGATCACCCGGAACCGGATATCCCCGATGACGGAAGTAACGCGGATCCCGGGAAGGACGGCGACAATTCGGACACAGCACAGCCGCCAGCAGTGGAACCGGGGAAGACGGACGGCACGTCCGGGGATCAGGAGGAGCCTTCCATCAAGCCGGGCAATAAAAATATCGTGATGATCTATCATTCCCATCCGCAAGAATCTTTTAATCCCGTGCTTGGCACGAATGTAGATAATCCGAGCTCGGCGGAGGATAAGAAGAACGTAGGCTTAGTTGGAGAGGCCTTGGCGAAAGAGCTGGAACGCAGAGGGGTCGCAACCTTACACACGTACGAAAATTATGCGGCCAAGGTGAGCAATTACAACTACAACTACTCATATAAATATTCACGAGAGACTGTCAAACAAGCGATGGCTGAAAACGGTCAGCTGCAATATTTTATCGATATTCACCGCGACTCGCAGCGCCACGACAAAACGACAACAACCATCAACGGTGTGAATTATGCCCAGGTATACTTCATTATCGGACACGGGAACAAGAATTGGCGCGAGAATGAGAAATTCGCCAGCTCCATCCATGAACGGTTGGAGAAGTCGTATCCCGGGATTTCCAGAGGCATCTGGGGGAAGACGTCTTCCCAAGGCAACGGGGAATATAACCAGTCGCTGTCGCCGAACAGCGTGCTGATCGAAATCGGCGGCATCGACAACAGCCAGGAAGAGCTGGAGCGTACCGCCAAGGTGCTGGCCGGAATTTTGGCCGATCTGTATTGGGAAAGTCAGGACGCGGAGAAAGCAGGCAAGCTGTCGAAGAGCAGTACGAACGGCATCGCTAGCGGCAGCGCAAAGAGCACGGACAAGTCCGCTGGCACCACGAACAAAGGCGCGGGCAGTTCCAATAAGTCTTCGGACAGCGTGAACAAAGGAACGAACAGCACAAACAAGAAATCTTGA